TTTTCCAACGAACCTTTGTGGTCTAATTGAAATCTAATTCTATTTTAATTACTAAACTAATATAATTTAAACATGAATGAAACAAAAATCAACACACTGATACATATTTGATACTAATATAAACATGAATACATAATAGAACTACACACTAATTAATAATGCATTTGTTGatcataattattattttaaaggTCTCCATACTCTATGTCGGTTTTCAAATTCTCTATATTTCACCCCAACGGGCCATGTGATAGGATTCATTGCAATGCATTTAAACTTTGAATCTAAAACAATTTTGAAAGACACGTAGTCTAATTCGTCATTTGTTCGCCCTCTTGGTACAAGCTTTCTTACTTTAATTCTATTCATTTCAGTATCTGCATCCAAACTATCACATACTAGCTTGATTATATCTTGCTCAGTAGTGTGGCATTCGATGTTCGTTAAAAAGAGCGAAAATTGTTGTTCATTAGTCGGGAATGAAGAAACAGAGATTGCATCGTTTGATGAACTATTAACGGTTGACTGCATTGGCTTATTACCTTCGTAGGACTTAGTTCCGTTAAACAGAAAATCATCTCGAAGAGAAGCATCGGGAGTTGAGTGAATTCTTCCATCTAAAACGCGTTGTTGTGGGGAAGCAGCAAGCACTTCAATAATTTCAGCTACCTTTGCTTTTAGATATGCGATATCAGTTTCCACAGCAGTCGGTTGAAGGGAGGGGACATCGTTTCCTAAGCTGTCTTCAGTGCGGGCATCTCGAGTTGTGCAAAATTCTGCTAAGCATTCGTCACACATCcaaagaatattttttgaaaacagaGCAGCCACAGTAGTGTCGGATAGACCCACACACGCAGCGTGGTATCGTTGGGCACACTTTCCCTCGCAAATTGTGTAGCGTTCGTTTTTGCGATCAATAGAGTGAGAGCATTTGTTACACTGCATTGCGCCGGTCACTCAATTGAATCACGCACTGTTTACTTATGGCGGAATACAGTAATGAAATGCACCGATCTAATTTTCACCGTTAGCACAACTTTGTGATGATTTAGCTCTATCAGTCCAAGACTTCGAAATGACGAGATAGTCTTTTTAACGATTCGTGATATGTGCAAGATTTTTAAACATGTATTAACAGGATTTCAGTAGGTAACACGGCAGACTAAAACACTTCAGTGGCACGAACAATCACAATCAGATGCAGGATGTATGCCGGTAAGAAATATTCGCAGTCTTGAGGCGTATCGAAAGTTCCAGGCAGGATTTGTACAATCCGTGAAGGGGCGCGTGGTAGGGAACCACTATGTTGTGGTTGGAAAAGTAAGTCCAACTTGTTATCTATTTACATGGTGCCTAATAGAAAACTATTAATTAAGGTTTCTCACTCGATGCGTCTTAATGAAAAACCGTTGAATTCTTGGATCATCGTCAGAAAAGACGGAAGGATTATATCAGCACATTGTGACTGTACCGCTGGTATAAGTGAGACTTGTTCACATGCAAGTGCAGTGTTGTATGCTTTAGCTAATCTAAATTCTCAGTCGTCGAATGTCAATGTAATGGAGTTATTTAtcgaatatatatatatatatatatatatatatatatctgcGAATCTGGGATCCAATTGGAAtctcccgtcatcaattttgcacgggaattctgagtggggttttggaaatttcccccaggcctgcggaaatgtttccATGCATCACGGACATGGGACaaaatacaggccttttccaaacttttcatattattaagttcacttttgttaaagtgaacttaataaa
The nucleotide sequence above comes from Armigeres subalbatus isolate Guangzhou_Male chromosome 3, GZ_Asu_2, whole genome shotgun sequence. Encoded proteins:
- the LOC134224026 gene encoding LOW QUALITY PROTEIN: uncharacterized protein LOC134224026 (The sequence of the model RefSeq protein was modified relative to this genomic sequence to represent the inferred CDS: deleted 1 base in 1 codon; substituted 1 base at 1 genomic stop codon), which codes for MILAGDMFPLGTRLSEYARKLPQSNPNVRKRIXKYIEYIEKIKAVQFNDPYMLHLTNDLPLTVSTGHVIDYLLNFKSPYTGCMPVRNIRSLEAYRKFQAGFVQSVKGRVVGNHYVVVGKVSHSMRLNEKPLNSWIIVRKDGRIISAHCDCTAGISETCSHASAVLYALANLNSQSSNVNVMEL